A single genomic interval of Lathamus discolor isolate bLatDis1 unplaced genomic scaffold, bLatDis1.hap1 Scaffold_140, whole genome shotgun sequence harbors:
- the LOC136006282 gene encoding LOW QUALITY PROTEIN: shematrin-like protein 2 (The sequence of the model RefSeq protein was modified relative to this genomic sequence to represent the inferred CDS: inserted 3 bases in 2 codons) — protein GVLWGLWGAMGGSMGVYGGSMGGYGGSMGVYGGSMGRYGGSMGVYGGSMGVYGXSMGGYGGSMGGYGVSMGFCGVSIGGYGGSMGVYGGSIGVYGVSMRDMGALWGAYGCLCGLYGVSMGVCGALWGLYGLSIGIYGVXLGVSVGVYGVYGVSMGVYGVSMGGYGVSMGSMGSMGSLWGAMGSLWGLWG, from the exons ggggtgctatgggggctatggggggctatggggggctctatgggggtctatgggggctctatggggggctatgggggctctatgggggtctatgggggctctatggggcgctatgggggctctatgggggtctatgggggctctatgggggtctatg gctctatggggggctatgggggctctatggggggctatggggtctctatggggttctGTGGGGTCTCTattgggggctatgggggctctatgggggtctatgggggctctattggggtctatggggtctctatgagGGAtatgggggctctatggggggcATATGGGTGTCTATgtggtctctatggggtctctatggg GGTCTGTGGGGcgctatggggtctctatgggctcTCTATTGGGATCTATGGGGT GCTGGGGGTGTCtgtgggggtctatggggtctatggggtctctatgggggtctatggggtctctatggggggctatggggtctctatgggctctatggggtctatggggtctctatggggggctatggggtctctatggggtctctggggg